ACACATCCGAAGGACTAAACCCCCTCTGCGGCGACCATATCCACATATACCTCGACATCCACGACGGCATAATAAAAGACATCTCCTTCCAGGGCAACGGATGCGCAATCTCAAAATCATCCGCATCCATAATGACAGCAGAACTCAAAGGCAAAACCCTCGAACAAGCCGAACAACTCTTTCAACAATTTCACGACATGGTAACCGGAAAGCTCGACGACCCCCAACAAATAGAACAACTCGGCAAACCCGCCATCTTCCTCGGAGTCAGAGACTACCCCGTACGCGTAAAATGCGCAAGCCTCCCATGGCACACCATGCACGCTGCACTACACCAAAAAGACACCGCAGTCACAACAGAGTAAACACATGACAAAAGAAACCGTACAACAACTCCAGGACAAAGTCATAGACACCCTCAAAAACATCTATGACCCCGAAATACCCGTCGACATCTGGGAACTCGGACTCATCTACCACCTCAAATTCGACCTCGAAGGCAACCTCATCGTCCAAATGACACTCACAAGCCCAATGTGCCCCGTAGCCGAATCACTCCCCGTGGAAGTCGAAACCAAACTCAAAACAATCCCCGGAATAAACAATGTCAAAATACAACTCATCTGGGACCCCCCATGGGACAAAGACATGATGAGCGAAGTAGCAAAACTCGAACTCGGATTTTTATAAAACATAACCTGTCACAACAGACAGAGATACAAACAAGCAAACCCTGAAAAGGAGAGCAAATGTTAAACACACTCAGACCCCCCCTATACGATCAGGAATCCGTCCAACCCTTCAGAGACGAACTCCTTGCA
The nucleotide sequence above comes from Ignavibacteria bacterium. Encoded proteins:
- a CDS encoding SUF system NifU family Fe-S cluster assembly protein, which codes for MNDELKELYQQVILDHNKNPRNFREINPPTHTSEGLNPLCGDHIHIYLDIHDGIIKDISFQGNGCAISKSSASIMTAELKGKTLEQAEQLFQQFHDMVTGKLDDPQQIEQLGKPAIFLGVRDYPVRVKCASLPWHTMHAALHQKDTAVTTE
- a CDS encoding DUF59 domain-containing protein; this translates as MTKETVQQLQDKVIDTLKNIYDPEIPVDIWELGLIYHLKFDLEGNLIVQMTLTSPMCPVAESLPVEVETKLKTIPGINNVKIQLIWDPPWDKDMMSEVAKLELGFL